From one Sphingomonas sp. BT-65 genomic stretch:
- a CDS encoding cyclase family protein yields the protein MTEKRVCFDFEVSFTNGGGVQGQDFRLDIDGDDIDDAALARYVISDLRLLMVGEVRILNKRIVEERHKRGVVTDATVAPGQRLIDLSHVIEAGMITYKGLPAPLICDHLSREASRAIYAEGTEFQIDRIELVGNTGTYLDTPYHRYADGHDLADLPLARVADCEGVVVRVEGATERAIDWTVFAAQEVRDRAVLVHTGWDQHWRTDQYFEGHPHLTEAAAAYLRDQSVRLVGIDSFNIDNVSENTRPVHSVLLAAGIPIVEHMTRLGELPPSGFRFSAVPPKVRRMGTFPVRPWAILPG from the coding sequence ATGACCGAAAAGCGGGTGTGCTTCGATTTCGAGGTGAGCTTCACCAATGGCGGCGGCGTGCAGGGGCAGGATTTCCGGCTCGACATCGACGGCGATGACATCGATGACGCCGCGCTGGCGCGCTACGTGATCAGCGACTTGCGGCTGCTGATGGTCGGCGAGGTGCGCATCCTCAACAAGCGAATCGTCGAGGAGCGGCACAAGCGCGGGGTCGTGACGGACGCAACGGTCGCGCCAGGGCAGCGGTTGATCGACCTCAGCCATGTGATCGAGGCGGGAATGATCACCTACAAGGGGCTGCCTGCGCCGCTGATCTGCGACCATCTGTCGCGCGAGGCTTCGCGGGCGATCTACGCCGAGGGAACCGAATTCCAGATCGACCGGATCGAGCTGGTCGGGAACACCGGCACCTATCTCGACACGCCCTATCACCGCTACGCCGACGGGCATGATCTGGCCGATCTGCCGCTGGCGCGCGTGGCGGATTGCGAGGGTGTCGTCGTTCGGGTCGAGGGCGCCACGGAGCGCGCGATCGACTGGACGGTGTTCGCGGCGCAGGAGGTGCGCGACAGGGCGGTGCTGGTACACACGGGTTGGGACCAGCACTGGCGCACCGACCAGTATTTCGAGGGGCACCCGCATCTGACCGAGGCGGCGGCGGCGTATCTGCGCGACCAGAGCGTGCGGCTGGTCGGGATCGATTCGTTCAACATCGACAATGTCTCGGAGAACACGCGGCCGGTGCACAGCGTGCTGCTCGCCGCCGGAATCCCGATCGTCGAGCATATGACCCGCTTGGGCGAGTTGCCTCCAAGCGGATTCCGCTTTTCCGCCGTTCCGCCAAAGGTCAGGCGAATGGGAACCTTTCCCGTCCGGCCCTGGGCGATCCTGCCAGGTTGA
- the arsC gene encoding arsenate reductase (glutaredoxin) (This arsenate reductase requires both glutathione and glutaredoxin to convert arsenate to arsenite, after which the efflux transporter formed by ArsA and ArsB can extrude the arsenite from the cell, providing resistance.), with protein MKATIYHNPRCSKSREALAILEDAGVEVTVIEYLKTPPSRAELARLYAKAGISPRDGLRKAEDGAKALKDASDDAILDAMATDPILIERPLVETKKGVRLARPPEKIREIL; from the coding sequence ATGAAGGCGACCATCTACCACAACCCTCGCTGCTCCAAGTCGCGCGAGGCGCTGGCGATCCTCGAGGATGCCGGGGTTGAGGTGACGGTGATCGAATATCTTAAGACCCCGCCCAGCCGGGCCGAGCTCGCGCGGCTCTACGCCAAGGCCGGCATCTCCCCGCGCGACGGCCTGCGCAAAGCCGAGGACGGCGCCAAGGCGCTCAAGGACGCCTCCGACGACGCGATCCTCGACGCGATGGCCACCGACCCGATCCTGATCGAACGTCCGCTGGTCGAGACCAAGAAAGGCGTGCGCCTCGCCCGCCCGCCCGAGAAGATCCGCGAGATCCTCTAG
- a CDS encoding PAS domain-containing protein, which yields MQGHDPTPQVMPIQAAWQCDLRDDSLIWSDGVYDLFGLPRGSVLDRDAIVAMYLPESRVELARLRSAAIAGCGSFTFEAQIRRADGELRWMRVTADVMREGGVARYLYGTKIDVTEEMAARDRAA from the coding sequence ATGCAGGGACACGATCCGACGCCGCAGGTGATGCCGATCCAGGCGGCATGGCAATGCGATCTGCGCGACGATTCGTTGATCTGGAGTGACGGGGTCTACGACCTGTTCGGCCTCCCGCGCGGGAGCGTGCTGGACCGCGACGCCATCGTCGCCATGTATCTGCCGGAGTCGCGGGTCGAGCTGGCCCGGCTGCGCAGCGCCGCGATCGCGGGCTGCGGCAGCTTCACCTTCGAAGCGCAGATCCGGCGCGCCGATGGCGAGCTGCGCTGGATGCGCGTCACCGCCGACGTGATGCGCGAGGGCGGCGTTGCGCGCTATCTCTACGGCACCAAGATCGACGTGACCGAGGAGATGGCCGCGCGCGACCGCGCCGCCTAG
- a CDS encoding energy transducer TonB — MTSIALSNRRERIGGAVAALVATVGLGLVLALGLAVRERLIAEGEEVAMFEVLPEPKPKPKAERMPERNTRPAGEAAPPNLRSRATEVVVPKPVVPIIVPPLVIVAEKAADGVQATSGAADVAGPGTGAGGEGDGFGGGGSGDGDGAGDPDATPPRQIRGRIRDSDYPEELADAGIGGRVTVVFLVQTDGRVTECEVDGSSGIARLDALTCRLIRERFRFRPSRDGKGRPVPAYVRETHEWVFERLPPEPD; from the coding sequence ATGACGTCGATTGCCCTTTCGAACCGGCGCGAGCGGATTGGCGGCGCGGTGGCGGCGCTGGTGGCGACGGTGGGGCTCGGGCTGGTGCTCGCCCTTGGGCTGGCGGTGCGCGAGCGGCTGATCGCCGAGGGCGAAGAGGTGGCGATGTTCGAGGTCCTGCCGGAGCCCAAGCCCAAACCGAAAGCCGAGCGCATGCCCGAGCGCAACACGCGGCCTGCGGGCGAGGCGGCGCCGCCCAACCTTCGCTCGCGCGCGACCGAAGTCGTGGTGCCGAAGCCGGTGGTGCCGATCATCGTGCCGCCGCTGGTGATCGTGGCGGAGAAGGCGGCCGACGGGGTTCAGGCGACAAGTGGTGCCGCGGACGTAGCCGGGCCGGGCACCGGCGCGGGCGGCGAGGGCGACGGCTTTGGCGGCGGCGGCAGCGGCGATGGCGACGGCGCGGGCGATCCGGATGCGACGCCCCCACGCCAGATCCGTGGGCGGATCCGCGATTCGGACTATCCCGAGGAACTGGCGGACGCGGGGATCGGCGGGCGGGTAACCGTGGTGTTCCTGGTCCAGACCGACGGGCGGGTGACCGAATGCGAGGTGGACGGATCGAGCGGGATCGCGCGGCTCGATGCGCTTACTTGCCGGCTGATCCGCGAGCGCTTCCGCTTCCGGCCGTCGCGTGACGGCAAGGGCAGGCCGGTCCCCGCCTATGTGCGCGAGACGCACGAATGGGTGTTCGAGCGATTGCCGCCCGAGCCGGATTAG
- the purL gene encoding phosphoribosylformylglycinamidine synthase subunit PurL, which translates to MTQTTAQITPQKITGEIVAEHGLSPEEYARVLHALGREPNLTELGIFSVMWSEHCSYKSSRIHLKKLPTEAPWVICGPGENAGVIDIGPDEQGRGQAAIFKMESHNHPSYIEPYQGAATGVGGILRDVFTMGARPVANMNALRFGRPDHPKMKHLIAGVVHGIGGYGNCVGVPTVGGEVNFHKAYDGNILVNAMTVGIAQTDKIFYSAASGVGNPIVYVGSKTGRDGIHGATMASADFGEDADAKRPTVQVGDPFTEKLLIEACLELMASDAIVAIQDMGAAGLTSSSVEMASKGGVGIELIMDDVPQRETGMTPYEMMLSESQERMLMVLKPGREAFAEAIFRKWELDFAVIGHVTDTGRMVLKWKGETVADIPLAPLADEAPLYDRPHVPTPKPAELSDEPESTNITADLLKLMASPDIASRRWIWEQYDHMVGADTVQRPGGDAAVVRVHGTQKGLAITTDCTPRYCFADPVEGGKQAIAEAWRNLTSVGATPLAVTNCLNFANPQRPEIMGQIVGCLEGMGDACRALDFPIVSGNVSLYNESKATGGGSAILPTPAIGGVGLLADWSKSMTIGFKATGDAIIAVGERGGHLGQSIWLREIHGREEGPPPPVDLKAEKRTGDFVRAMIDRGLVNAVHDVSDGGVAVTLAEMALASGIGAMVDQAQPFGVAGSFFGEDQGLYLVTVPDEALTEFLTAAAEADVPADPLGRTIKDRLIFELDEGDWCVSLADLREAHEGFFPNLMGPADQLA; encoded by the coding sequence ATGACTCAGACCACCGCCCAGATCACCCCCCAGAAGATTACTGGCGAGATCGTCGCCGAGCATGGCCTATCCCCCGAGGAATATGCGCGCGTCCTGCACGCGCTCGGCCGCGAGCCCAACCTCACCGAGCTGGGCATCTTCTCGGTCATGTGGTCCGAGCATTGCAGCTACAAGTCGAGCCGTATTCATCTGAAGAAGCTTCCGACCGAAGCGCCCTGGGTGATCTGCGGCCCCGGCGAGAATGCCGGCGTGATCGACATCGGCCCAGATGAGCAAGGGCGGGGCCAGGCCGCCATCTTCAAGATGGAGAGCCACAACCACCCGTCGTACATCGAACCCTATCAAGGCGCGGCGACCGGCGTCGGCGGCATCCTGCGCGACGTGTTCACGATGGGCGCGCGCCCGGTCGCAAACATGAACGCGCTGCGCTTCGGCCGTCCCGATCACCCCAAGATGAAGCATCTCATCGCCGGCGTGGTCCACGGCATCGGCGGCTATGGCAATTGCGTCGGCGTCCCGACCGTCGGCGGCGAGGTCAATTTCCACAAGGCCTATGACGGCAACATCCTGGTCAACGCGATGACCGTCGGCATCGCCCAGACCGACAAGATCTTCTATTCCGCCGCCTCGGGCGTCGGCAATCCGATCGTCTATGTCGGCTCCAAGACCGGCCGCGACGGCATCCATGGCGCGACCATGGCCAGCGCGGATTTCGGCGAGGATGCCGATGCCAAGCGCCCCACCGTCCAGGTCGGCGATCCATTCACCGAGAAGCTGCTGATCGAGGCGTGCCTCGAACTGATGGCCAGCGACGCGATCGTCGCGATCCAGGACATGGGCGCGGCCGGCCTGACCTCGTCCAGCGTCGAGATGGCGTCCAAGGGCGGCGTCGGCATCGAGCTGATCATGGACGACGTCCCCCAGCGCGAAACCGGCATGACACCCTATGAGATGATGCTGAGCGAGAGCCAGGAGCGAATGCTCATGGTCCTCAAGCCCGGCCGCGAAGCCTTTGCCGAAGCGATCTTCCGCAAATGGGAGCTGGATTTCGCAGTCATCGGCCATGTCACCGACACCGGTCGCATGGTGCTCAAGTGGAAGGGCGAGACCGTCGCCGACATTCCGCTTGCCCCGCTCGCCGACGAAGCCCCGCTCTACGACCGCCCGCACGTGCCGACACCCAAGCCCGCGGAGTTGTCGGACGAGCCGGAATCCACCAACATCACCGCCGACCTGCTCAAGCTGATGGCCTCGCCCGACATCGCCTCGCGCCGCTGGATCTGGGAGCAGTACGACCACATGGTCGGCGCCGACACCGTCCAGCGTCCGGGTGGCGACGCCGCGGTGGTCCGCGTCCATGGCACGCAAAAGGGCCTCGCGATCACCACCGATTGCACCCCGCGCTATTGCTTCGCCGACCCGGTCGAGGGCGGCAAGCAGGCGATCGCCGAAGCGTGGCGCAACCTGACCTCGGTCGGCGCCACCCCGCTCGCGGTCACCAACTGCCTCAACTTCGCCAACCCACAGCGCCCTGAGATCATGGGCCAGATCGTCGGCTGTCTCGAAGGGATGGGCGACGCCTGCCGCGCGCTCGACTTCCCGATCGTCTCGGGCAACGTCTCGCTCTATAACGAGAGCAAGGCAACCGGCGGCGGCTCGGCGATCCTGCCGACCCCCGCGATCGGCGGCGTTGGCCTGCTCGCCGACTGGTCGAAGTCGATGACGATTGGCTTCAAGGCGACCGGCGACGCGATCATCGCGGTGGGCGAGCGCGGCGGCCATCTCGGCCAGTCGATCTGGCTGCGCGAGATTCACGGTCGTGAAGAAGGCCCGCCTCCGCCCGTCGACCTCAAGGCCGAGAAGCGCACCGGCGACTTCGTCCGCGCGATGATCGATCGCGGCCTCGTCAACGCCGTTCATGACGTGTCCGACGGTGGCGTCGCCGTCACCCTCGCCGAGATGGCTCTGGCGTCCGGCATCGGCGCGATGGTCGATCAGGCGCAGCCGTTCGGCGTCGCCGGATCGTTCTTCGGCGAGGATCAGGGCCTCTATCTCGTCACCGTTCCCGACGAGGCACTGACCGAGTTCCTCACTGCGGCCGCCGAAGCGGACGTGCCCGCCGATCCGCTCGGCCGCACGATCAAGGACCGGCTGATCTTCGAGCTCGACGAGGGTGACTGGTGCGTCAGTCTCGCCGATCTGCGCGAGGCGCATGAAGGCTTCTTCCCCAATCTGATGGGGCCGGCCGACCAGCTAGCCTAG
- a CDS encoding GGDEF domain-containing protein, which produces MRGPHTAGHQRDDAGAAGDRIAGYFAVILPLLFVPAHLVTALASWNPVAWPPLLFETMAAFIACASSAWRASRSRGRARQGWLAVAAAMLCWMAGVGCQFLGSLTPAGTSGSGALSMLLFVLYGVPLTFVLASPGGDPWRARLVDGALALVLGALFGAFIFSFVALAGADEAGAMTLAWTFDIQNAFIAVFALVRFRASSIERERLLFGILTAYALVYMAVAGFYNHFVDDGTLGVLASPLVGMPFVLLAALALRDIRLASVPRRGRMFERVVVTGSPLILPIALLIVSAALVPRMPALAIAGCVAATLGYGLRAVLVQLHGLGERDQLAQLSQIDALTGLPNRRQFDEALRRELTRARRSGQGLALLMIDVDHFKLLNDTLGHRVGDERLRDIAATLQDCATRATDVVARYGGEEFVAILPGASPTEALMVAETMRATIEELDLASPAPDGRVTVSIGAARISDIETDTEHRLVERADRALYDSKRAGRNRVTAAWPVEEPPRALLG; this is translated from the coding sequence GTGCGTGGGCCACATACTGCCGGGCACCAGCGCGACGACGCGGGAGCCGCCGGCGACCGAATCGCGGGGTATTTCGCGGTGATACTGCCGCTGCTGTTCGTGCCCGCGCATCTCGTGACGGCACTGGCAAGCTGGAATCCCGTCGCCTGGCCGCCATTGTTGTTCGAGACGATGGCCGCCTTCATCGCCTGCGCGTCGAGCGCGTGGCGAGCGTCGCGCTCGCGCGGACGGGCGCGGCAAGGCTGGCTTGCGGTCGCGGCGGCGATGCTGTGCTGGATGGCCGGGGTCGGCTGCCAATTCCTGGGATCGCTGACACCCGCAGGCACGAGCGGAAGCGGCGCGCTGTCGATGCTGCTGTTCGTGCTCTACGGCGTCCCGCTGACCTTCGTGCTGGCCAGCCCCGGCGGTGATCCGTGGCGAGCGCGATTGGTGGACGGGGCGCTGGCGCTGGTCCTGGGCGCGTTGTTCGGCGCCTTCATCTTCAGCTTCGTCGCGCTGGCGGGGGCGGACGAGGCGGGGGCGATGACGCTGGCATGGACGTTCGACATCCAGAACGCGTTCATCGCGGTGTTCGCGCTGGTTCGGTTCCGCGCCAGCTCGATCGAACGCGAACGGCTGCTCTTCGGCATTCTAACGGCTTATGCGCTGGTCTACATGGCCGTGGCCGGCTTCTACAATCACTTCGTCGATGACGGCACGCTCGGCGTGCTGGCGAGTCCGCTGGTCGGCATGCCCTTCGTGCTGCTCGCTGCGCTTGCCCTGCGCGACATCCGATTGGCCAGCGTGCCGCGGCGCGGGCGGATGTTCGAACGGGTGGTGGTCACGGGCAGCCCGCTGATCCTGCCGATCGCCTTGCTGATCGTCTCCGCAGCTCTGGTGCCGCGGATGCCCGCGCTCGCGATCGCCGGCTGCGTTGCGGCGACGCTCGGCTATGGCTTGCGGGCGGTGCTGGTCCAGCTCCACGGTCTGGGCGAGCGCGACCAGCTCGCGCAGCTTTCGCAGATCGATGCGCTGACCGGGCTGCCCAACCGCCGGCAGTTCGACGAGGCGCTGCGGCGCGAGCTGACGCGGGCGCGGCGGTCGGGCCAGGGCCTGGCGCTGCTGATGATCGACGTCGATCATTTCAAGCTGCTCAACGATACGCTCGGTCATCGCGTGGGCGACGAGCGGCTTCGCGACATCGCGGCGACACTGCAGGACTGCGCGACGCGGGCGACCGACGTCGTCGCGCGCTATGGCGGCGAGGAGTTCGTCGCGATCCTGCCCGGCGCGAGCCCGACGGAGGCGCTGATGGTGGCGGAGACGATGCGCGCGACGATCGAGGAGCTGGACCTGGCATCCCCCGCACCCGATGGCCGGGTCACCGTCAGCATCGGCGCGGCGCGGATATCGGACATCGAGACCGACACCGAGCACAGGCTGGTCGAACGCGCGGATCGCGCGCTCTACGATTCCAAGCGCGCGGGACGCAATCGCGTGACTGCGGCATGGCCGGTTGAGGAACCGCCGCGGGCTCTGCTAGGCTAG
- a CDS encoding DUF3052 domain-containing protein encodes MTAGYSTTPLAEKLGFKPGMRVFIADMPGEVRALIALDALGLELLAAPGAGIDAAHVFVTQRAKLEFELAALRQLIAPSGFVWVSWPKKAAKADTDITEDTIREVALPLGLVDVKVCAVDETWSGLKLMVRKELRAAE; translated from the coding sequence ATGACCGCCGGCTATTCCACCACTCCGCTCGCGGAAAAGCTCGGCTTCAAGCCCGGCATGCGCGTCTTCATCGCCGACATGCCCGGGGAGGTCCGCGCCTTGATCGCGCTCGACGCGCTCGGGCTCGAGCTGCTCGCGGCGCCGGGCGCCGGCATCGACGCCGCGCACGTCTTCGTCACGCAGCGCGCGAAGCTCGAGTTCGAGCTCGCCGCGCTGCGCCAGCTCATCGCACCGAGCGGCTTCGTCTGGGTCTCCTGGCCCAAGAAGGCCGCCAAGGCGGATACCGACATCACCGAAGACACGATCCGCGAGGTCGCGCTGCCGCTGGGGCTGGTCGACGTGAAGGTCTGCGCGGTGGACGAGACCTGGTCGGGGCTCAAGCTCATGGTCCGCAAGGAACTGCGGGCGGCGGAATAA
- a CDS encoding DUF418 domain-containing protein, with product MATTTGDRILTLDTVRGVAVMGILLLNIIAFAMPSPAYFNPAAYGGDTGIDLAVYLANFILFDGKMRGLFSFLFGASLLLVIDRAEAKGENPARVHYARMVWLLVFGLLHCWLIWWGDILNHYAMVGMVAFLFRKARVKTLVTVGVILLVVHLGIAALIPFTAAVAEAMPAEPGMAEAAQALERGFGKPSATWLAEQVAIYRGSWWQIAVHRFAEARFLPFAGLFQFGSETLAYMLFGMVGLKSGMLTGSWDRRRYRKWLLIGFGIGIPAYALLAAFMLAKDFSLVAVTTGVWFATVPFRPLMITGWASLIILLMRPGGALTARIAAAGRMAFTNYLATSLICTTLFYGYGLGWFGELSRAEVYLVVFAVWALMLIWSKPWLERFAYGPLEWLWRSLARGKLQPMAGGALTRSVANATQ from the coding sequence ATGGCAACCACGACGGGCGACCGCATCCTCACGCTCGATACCGTACGCGGCGTCGCCGTGATGGGCATCCTGCTGCTCAACATCATCGCCTTCGCGATGCCCAGCCCGGCCTATTTCAACCCGGCTGCCTATGGCGGCGACACCGGGATCGACCTTGCCGTCTATCTCGCAAACTTCATCCTGTTCGACGGCAAGATGCGCGGCCTCTTCTCCTTCCTGTTCGGGGCATCGCTGCTGCTGGTGATCGATCGCGCCGAAGCGAAGGGCGAGAACCCGGCGCGTGTCCACTATGCGCGGATGGTGTGGCTGCTCGTCTTCGGCCTGCTCCACTGCTGGCTGATCTGGTGGGGCGACATCCTCAACCATTATGCGATGGTCGGCATGGTCGCCTTCCTGTTCCGCAAGGCGCGGGTGAAGACGCTGGTGACCGTCGGCGTGATCCTGCTCGTCGTCCACCTCGGGATTGCGGCGCTCATTCCCTTTACCGCGGCGGTCGCCGAGGCGATGCCGGCCGAGCCGGGCATGGCGGAGGCCGCCCAGGCGCTCGAACGGGGCTTCGGCAAGCCTTCTGCGACCTGGCTCGCCGAGCAGGTGGCGATCTATCGCGGCAGCTGGTGGCAAATCGCGGTCCATCGCTTCGCCGAGGCGCGTTTCCTGCCCTTCGCCGGCCTCTTCCAGTTCGGAAGTGAGACGCTGGCCTATATGCTGTTCGGCATGGTCGGGCTGAAGAGCGGCATGCTCACCGGAAGCTGGGACCGCCGCCGCTATCGCAAGTGGCTCCTGATCGGTTTCGGCATCGGCATCCCCGCTTATGCCCTGCTCGCCGCCTTCATGCTCGCGAAGGACTTCAGCCTTGTCGCAGTGACGACCGGCGTGTGGTTCGCTACCGTGCCGTTCCGCCCCTTGATGATCACGGGCTGGGCCAGCCTGATCATCCTTCTCATGCGGCCCGGCGGCGCGCTCACCGCACGCATCGCCGCGGCGGGGCGCATGGCCTTCACCAACTATCTCGCCACCAGCCTCATCTGCACGACGCTCTTCTACGGCTATGGCCTCGGCTGGTTCGGCGAGTTGTCGCGCGCGGAAGTCTATCTCGTCGTGTTCGCGGTCTGGGCGCTGATGCTGATCTGGTCGAAGCCGTGGCTCGAGCGATTCGCCTATGGCCCGCTCGAATGGCTGTGGCGCAGCCTGGCACGCGGGAAGCTGCAACCGATGGCTGGCGGTGCGCTCACCCGATCAGTTGCGAACGCCACGCAATAA
- a CDS encoding bacterioferritin-associated ferredoxin → MVVCVCNAIREKDVRAAAREGAMSACQAYRALGRQAKCGQCVPFARAIIDAERAAA, encoded by the coding sequence ATGGTCGTCTGCGTCTGCAATGCTATTCGCGAGAAGGATGTGCGGGCGGCCGCACGTGAAGGCGCAATGAGCGCTTGCCAGGCCTATCGTGCGCTCGGACGCCAGGCGAAATGCGGCCAATGCGTGCCGTTCGCGCGAGCGATTATCGATGCGGAGCGTGCGGCTGCGTAG
- the bfr gene encoding bacterioferritin, with product MKGDQKVIDYLNEVLKNELTAINQYWLHYRMLDHWGVKKLAEFERHESIDEMKHADMVSERILFLDGLPNFQLLGRLRIGETVEEILRADLDLEMEAVAVLKDAIEHCEKVRDYVSRDLFRQILDSEEEHVDTLETQFEMIERMGIQNYVQLNSKPEEGE from the coding sequence ATGAAGGGCGACCAGAAGGTCATCGACTATCTCAACGAGGTGCTCAAGAACGAGCTCACCGCGATCAACCAGTATTGGCTGCACTACCGCATGCTCGACCACTGGGGCGTCAAGAAGCTCGCCGAGTTCGAGCGCCACGAGTCGATCGACGAGATGAAGCATGCCGACATGGTGTCGGAGCGCATCCTGTTCCTCGACGGGTTGCCCAATTTCCAGCTGCTCGGCCGCCTGCGCATCGGCGAGACGGTGGAGGAGATCCTCAGGGCCGATCTCGACCTCGAGATGGAAGCGGTCGCGGTGCTCAAGGACGCGATCGAGCATTGCGAGAAGGTGCGCGACTATGTCAGCCGCGACCTGTTCCGCCAGATCCTCGACAGCGAGGAAGAGCATGTCGACACGCTGGAAACCCAGTTCGAGATGATCGAGCGCATGGGCATCCAGAATTACGTGCAGCTCAATTCGAAGCCCGAAGAGGGCGAGTAA
- a CDS encoding Hpt domain-containing protein gives MVDWTAFSQARTELGANFVRILGYFHEDGVKSVAQIEEAMRSNNAAALVLPAHTLKGESRQFGAEPLSECAAAIETIARHCIENRYEPNEALPHVVELRPLFEATLALLEREANPLVERRPAAAFGRRPI, from the coding sequence CTGGTGGATTGGACTGCGTTCTCGCAGGCTCGTACCGAGCTTGGCGCCAACTTCGTGCGCATCCTCGGTTACTTCCATGAAGACGGCGTCAAATCGGTCGCGCAGATCGAGGAAGCGATGCGTTCAAACAACGCCGCTGCGCTCGTCCTGCCGGCGCACACGCTGAAGGGCGAATCGCGCCAGTTCGGCGCGGAGCCGCTGTCCGAATGCGCCGCGGCGATCGAAACGATCGCCCGGCACTGCATCGAGAACCGCTACGAGCCCAACGAGGCGCTTCCCCATGTGGTGGAGCTGCGCCCGCTGTTCGAGGCGACGCTGGCGTTGCTCGAGCGCGAGGCCAACCCGCTGGTCGAACGGCGCCCGGCTGCCGCCTTTGGACGCCGCCCGATCTGA
- a CDS encoding sulfurtransferase TusA family protein: MTRIDARGLRCPWPALRLARALRQQGTPLEILADDPAAEREIRALAEARGATVTALSIDGSPAFRVG, translated from the coding sequence ATGACGCGGATCGACGCGCGCGGGTTGCGCTGCCCGTGGCCGGCGCTGCGACTGGCGCGCGCGCTGCGGCAGCAGGGAACGCCGCTCGAGATCCTCGCCGACGATCCTGCTGCCGAACGCGAGATCAGGGCATTGGCGGAAGCGCGTGGCGCGACGGTGACGGCGCTGTCGATCGACGGAAGCCCCGCATTCCGCGTCGGATGA